The DNA region ACTCTGAATCTCAAATTCAACATGGAGGTCCAGTTTGCGAACCAAAGTCAATATGGTGGTCTTAAAATGAATGTGGAATTTCTGTCTCAAGGCTGTGATTCACTGACACAACCAAACGTCCAAAGAATTCTTTCTTTATGATGCTTTGCAACACATGCAAGGTTTTAAACTGGTCAAACCAGTCTCTGGACTTAAATTCTAAAGAGCATCCCGGTCCGAGACCCACCTTTTTGCTCCTCTTCCCTCCAGCTGTGCAGATGCAGGTGGTAGACGTCCAAGTGGAAGATTCTCATGTGTCCGCTTGGCTGTCATGTCACACGAGCTGCAGGCCGGCAGctgttttgtctttctgcttGATGAAGAATGGAGTTCAGTTTGATTGCACAGAAACACAGAGGACGAAACAGCTCAGAATGCGTTTAAATCCTGGAGACTATGTCACCTGTGCTGTCCAAGGATATCCCCTCAGCGTCTCTTCTCGCTTGTGTGAGATTTTTATATGCTTAATTTCATTCACTAAATTGTTTTATACCTAAAActgtttcattaaaatgtttttagaaCTCTGTATTAATTTGACTCAATGAATGTTTGTCTAACATGTTTATtctaaataatgaaataaaataaaaagttaagcATCCAAAATTTAGAGTTtacttttttaaacaattgGTTGATTTATCGAGAGTAGTAACCTAAACTATTTAGGTATTTGTTTAACTTGGTCACGTCAGACATAACAGTCTGCTTGCGCTCAAGCCCATTGGGGGCAGTGACCCACCAGAAGGAGCCGTGTTAAGAGTATGAGTGCCACCTGCAAGACTGGAGTAGAAATTTATCACCATTTCCCACTGGATGTCCGGATTCAGTCAAGCGAGTTCGACATGTTTCAGATTGTTGGACTTCAGTGGAGGTCTCCTCTCCTCAGACTGACtttctcctccatcttctcCTCCAGATGCTCTGAAAGCCCCCAGGGTGCAGCTGAGTGATCGAGGTGAGATCCTGGAGGGTCACTCATTGACTCTGACCTGCAGAACTGACATTCAGACATCATATCGACAACATTGGTACAAGAAGATAAGGCCTTCAGGTCAACAAGCTTTGGGGACCAGACCAGAACTGGTCTTCACCCCCATTCAGTCTTCAGACTCAGCagagtatttttgtgttgtggaGAATGACCTTGGGAAGCGGACGTCGCAATCTGTCATGATTGATGTGAAATGTGAGTACAGTTCAGTGTTTCCCCGTTATATTGCAGATTCATAatcttccttttgtttttatagtttcttacagtggcggcacggtgacacaCTTGGTTAGAGTcatggcctcacagttgcgaGAACaagggttaaaatcccggccccacctgtgtggagcttgcatgttctcaccattttctacgggcactccggtttcctcccacatccccgaaaaAAGACATGAAttcaaaactctaaattgcccctaagtgatGATTGTGAcagcgactattgtctgtctccatctgccctgcgattggctggaaaccagttcagggtgtaccccccacctcttgcccaatgacagttgggataggctccagcactctcgtgacccttgtgaggattaaaaaaaatgaatggatgggtttcTTACAGTCTAGAGGCAATTCTGAATTTAGAGTTGTGCCACAGCATGGGGGCACCAGCGAGGTTCACTGGAAGATATTCCAAATAATTATGCGGAATAAGAAGAGGCAAGAgaacaaaagaaaaccaaacCAGTCGCTATTGCTCTGAATCAATCattttcaaacaacaacaaagtcaaaACATATCCGCGATGATAAACGGGGGTTTGCCGTACAGGTGTAAATGAGCTGCTCACCAGTAAGTCCAATGTTATCTTCCTCAGATGCTCCAAAGTGTTCTGTTTTGAGGCTGAGTCCACCACAGGACATCCAGGAGGGCCAGTCAGTGAGTCTGACCTGCACCTGTGACGCTTACCCAGCCGCTAGCTACACCTGgtacaaggacaaaaaaaattgtgctgcaGGGAGCAGAAAGAAATTACAGTTTCATTTCCATCCGCTCAAAAAATGCGGGAAGCTTCTATTGCAAGGTtctaaatgaagagtttgttttcaaaacacgacataggcattttttttcagatttacgaaactcgcgacaaaattaataaaaataataataataattttggcgcgagtttcgtaaatctgaaaaaaatgcctgtgtcgcgttttgaaaacaaactcttcaaatgtataTGGAAATTTCACATCCTCGCAGATGTTCATAAATGTTCAATGTAAGTCCTGAAGTCAGTGTGGATTTTCAGAATAGGAaccaaaatcattttgaaagttTCGACAGCCCAAGTCAATCTTCACCATTGAACCCTACAGAACATACATTtaatcttttttcccctcacttaaAATGGGAGTTAgaattttttaacaaacaaaaaagcactTTTGTCAAATATGTTAAAACATTCATCACAACTTGACACGATACGATGAATATGATGTGTGAAATAAATCAACCGTGCATGCAgaaccttgtaaaaaaaaaagtaatgtgatCACGATTGTACCAAAAATTACCGATACCTCGTTAGTCTTGTCTCTACTTGGTGGTTGTCATGCAGGAGCAGTCGTTCCTTGTAAGAGAAAATTGATGCAGAGTAACAGACGATTTTATTTGTCACCGTTCATACATATCATGCACTGCTGTTGGTaaaaagtgatttatttttctcagaATATTGCAGACCTTTACAAACTGGCCTGGAATACAACAAATTCTGAAATACTTAtatttcagggggaaaaaaaggaaacaaatatTCTAAAAGACATGAACAAAAGCTAAATCACTTTTACATTTGAGTaagcaaacaaaaaacgttttggggtttagaaaacaaatgcaaatgcagaaacccttttacaaaaaaacaaaaaacatttaccaaAGACGACATGTCTGGAAAGGG from Syngnathoides biaculeatus isolate LvHL_M chromosome 9, ASM1980259v1, whole genome shotgun sequence includes:
- the LOC133506408 gene encoding protein turtle-like, with protein sequence MLRCLFNLSGWANRCNIVRYHNRNICALKGSSVDINCIYGTNWNWNIETKFWFRAETNPSPPRNLQLDNHYQDRVEYPSAPYGQSTLRIKNVTESDSAEYRFKFITSNFEWKSTLPGTTLTITAVQMQVVDVQVEDSHVSAWLSCHTSCRPAAVLSFCLMKNGVQFDCTETQRTKQLRMRLNPGDYVTCAVQGYPLSVSSRLYALKAPRVQLSDRGEILEGHSLTLTCRTDIQTSYRQHWYKKIRPSGQQALGTRPELVFTPIQSSDSAEYFCVVENDLGKRTSQSVMIDVKYAPKCSVLRLSPPQDIQEGQSMVLGM